In Arachis hypogaea cultivar Tifrunner chromosome 17, arahy.Tifrunner.gnm2.J5K5, whole genome shotgun sequence, a single window of DNA contains:
- the LOC112764970 gene encoding glucan endo-1,3-beta-glucosidase 7-like, with the protein MFNNHHYSHTFCVALFFLLLSLIPRSTSLRFIGLTYSAPTTTPSPPPETISAALSTLKVNSLRLEDPDPTVIRTFLYTNVSLFLTVPNYLVPTMASNRSSTLRWLYTHVVPFYPRARITTISVGNAFLDSYPQSASALLPAITNLHLSLRDLGIRKITVSTSFSFVTAISTPFPPSSAQFQEPPGINLIGPLLQFLRDTNSSFLINVYPYNLYRLKSEIPLGIALFQEHPFNFRDDLVTGVRYRNLFDMMIDAVVSAMAVAGYESIPIVVTETGWPSSSTAANEVEANLGYAEIYLKGLVKHLRSGIGTPLLKDGVKEVYVYEMFDKKEGTTPSSRSWGVLYPNGTTKYRIDFSSSKSNYLLEGSWINLALRVLLSFLVLVLWI; encoded by the coding sequence ATGTTTAACAACCACCATTACTCTCACACCTTCTGCGTCgccctcttcttcctccttctctctctcatccCAAGAAGCACCTCGCTTCGCTTCATCGGCCTCACCTACTCCGCCCCCACCACCACCCCTTCACCACCACCAGAAACAATCTCCGCCGCACTCTCCACTCTCAAAGTCAACTCCCTCCGCCTCGAAGACCCTGACCCAACCGTCATCCGCACCTTCCTCTACACCAACGTCTCCCTCTTCCTCACCGTTCCCAACTACCTCGTCCCAACCATGGCCTCCAACCGCTCCTCCACCCTCCGCTGGCTCTACACCCACGTCGTTCCCTTCTACCCTCGCGCCAGAATCACCACCATCTCCGTCGGCAATGCCTTCCTCGACTCCTACCCTCAGTCCGCCTCCGCCCTCCTCCCCGCCATCACCAACCTCCACCTCTCCCTTCGCGACCTCGGCATCCGCAAGATCACCGTCTCCACCTCCTTCTCCTTCGTCACCGCCATCTCCACCCCCTTCCCTCCTTCCTCCGCTCAGTTCCAAGAGCCTCCCGGAATCAACCTCATCGGACCTCTGCTCCAGTTCTTGCGCGACACCAACTCCTCCTTCTTGATCAACGTCTACCCTTACAACCTCTACAGGCTCAAATCCGAGATCCCCTTAGGGATTGCTCTCTTTCAAGAACACCCGTTCAATTTCAGAGACGATTTGGTTACCGGTGTTCGGTACCGGAATCTTTTCGACATGATGATCGATGCGGTGGTGAGCGCCATGGCGGTGGCGGGCTACGAGAGCATCCCGATCGTTGTGACGGAGACAGGGTGGCCGAGTAGCAGCACCGCCGCGAACGAGGTGGAGGCGAATCTAGGGTACGCGGAGATATACCTGAAGGGTTTGGTGAAGCATTTGAGATCGGGAATTGGGACGCCATTGTTGAAGGATGGTGTGAAGGAAGTTTATGTCTACGAGATGTTTGATAAAAAGGAAGGAACCACTCCTTCTTCGCGCTCTTGGGGTGTTCTCTACCCTAACGGGACCACCAAGTACCGCATCGATTTCTCTTCGTCAAAGTCCAACTACTTGTTGGAGGGTTCTTGGATCAACTTGGCCCTCAGGGTATTGCTCTCTTTCTTGGTTTTGGTTCTTTGGATTTGA
- the LOC112767470 gene encoding probable sugar phosphate/phosphate translocator At3g11320, giving the protein MKGPTRLFTIGLISSWYSSNIGVLLLNKYLLSNYGFKYPIFLTMCHMTACSLLSYVAIAWLKMVPLQTLRSRVQFFKISALSLVFCVSVVFGNISLRYLPVSFNQAVGATTPFFTAVFAYLMTFKREAWLTYVTLVPVVTGVVIASGGEPSFHLFGFIICVAATAARALKSVLQGILLSSEGEKLNSMNLLLYMAPMAVVFLLPATLIMEENVVGITLALARDDVKIIWYLLFNSALAYFVNLTNFLVTKHTSALTLQVLGNAKGAVAVVVSILIFRNPVSVTGMMGYSLTVLGVVLYSEAKKRSKSVSS; this is encoded by the exons ATGAAGGGTCCGACCCGATTATTCACGATCGGACTCATATCATCATGGTATTCCTCCAACATTGGCGTTCTCCTTCTCAACAAGTACCTTCTCTCCAACTATGGCTTCAAGTACCCTATCTTCCTCACCATGTGCCACATGACTGCGTGCTCCTTGCTCAGCTACGTCGCCATCGCATGGCTCAAGATGGTTCCTCTTCAAACCCTACGCTCCCGCGTTCAGTTCTTCAAGATCTCCGCTCTCAGCCTCGTTTTCTGCGTCTCCGTCGTCTTCGGCAACATCTCGTTACGCTACCTTCCGGTGTCGTTTAATCAGGCCGTTGGCGCAACCACGCCCTTCTTCACCGCCGTTTTTGCCTACCTTATGACCTTCAAAAGAGAGGCTTGGCTCACTTACGTTACCCTAGTTCCGGTCGTCACCGGCGTCGTCATTGCCAGCGgg GGTGAACCGAGCTTCCATTTATTTGGGTTCATAATATGTGTTGCAGCTACAGCTGCCCGGGCACTGAAATCAGTCTTGCAGGGAATTTTGCTGTCTTCTGAAGG GGAGAAGCTGAATTCTATGAACCTTCTACTGTATATGGCTCCAATGGCTGTTGTTTTCCTTCTTCCTGCTACATTGATAATGGAAGAAAATGTTGTTGGCATTACTTTGGCTCTTGCCAGAGATGATGTGAAGATCATTTGGTACCTGCTATTTAATTCGGCACTCGCCTATTTCGTTAACTTGACCAATTTCTTGGTCACCAAACACACCAGCGCTCTCACCCTTCAG GTTCTTGGGAATGCCAAAGGTGCTGTAGCAGTAGTAGTTTCAATTCTGATATTTAGGAACCCAGTATCAGTAACTGGAATGATGGGTTACTCCCTCACAGTCTTAGGAGTTGTACTTTACAGTGAAGCCAAAAAGCGAAGCAAGTCAGTGTCATCATAG
- the LOC112764971 gene encoding uncharacterized protein At2g39920 — protein MSAYGHQMEENYSARSLSGGSEMRSSYVLESGFYITSFAATILITSLATIGLLMITMLVALAMMLQSCQSRGSGVIELLSVNDDYSYCKVHSLHTELNSLEGHNLPSICKDLAIEYVKGGRYARDLDSTKSLIEVYFDKVKPSDDGVGVVLMDIDGIFPLNPNSSNLYQRFHDNSIVNCMLELQNLKSSLVLGLCKKLQAAGWPIVLLSRGNGSDRNVTVDNLGKAGFGSCWSSLMMRDEDEDYSNKENEWISRKKNVIKNKGFVIKGIISSHMDALIAADTGVRNFLLPDPICDKFEQQRKPS, from the exons ATGTCTGCTTATGGCCATCAAATGGAGGAGAACTATTCTGCAAGGAGTCTCTCTGGTGGTTCTG AGATGAGGAGCAGTTATGTGCTGGAATCAGGATTCTACATCACTTCTTTCGCAGCAACCATCTTGATTACCTCGCTCGCCACTATCGGCCTCCTAATGATTACTATGCTGGTTGCTCTGGCAATGATGCTGCAGTCTTGTCAGAGTAGAGGTTCTGGAGTTATAGAGCTTCTAAGTGTGAATGATGATTACAGCTATTGCAAGGTTCATTCTCTGCACACCGAGCTCAATAGCTTAGAAGGACATAATCTTCCTAGCATCTGCAAGGACCTGGCCATAGAATATGTCAAAGGAGGCCGATACGCTCGCGACTTAGACTCGACCAAGTCTCTGATTGAGGTCTACTTTGACAAAGTTAAACCATCAGATGATGGAGTTGGTGTAGTGCTAATGGACATAGATGGCATTTTTCCTCTGAATCCTAATTCATCCAATCTATATCAGAG GTTTCATGATAACAGCATTGTCAATTGTATGTTAGAGTTGCAAAATTTAAAAAGCAGTCTTGTTCTAGGATTATGCAAGAAGCTTCAAGCTGCTGGATGGCCTATAGTTTTGCTATCAAGGGGGAACGGATCAGATAGAAATGTCACTGTTGATAATCTTGGCAAAGCCGGATTCGGAAGTTGTTGGTCTTCCTTGATGATGAG agatgaagatgaagattatTCCAACAAAGAAAATGAATGGATTTCTAGGAAAAAGAATGTGATAAAGAATAAGGGTTTCGTTATAAAAGGGATCATAAGCAGCCATATGGATGCATTAATTGCTGCAGATACAGGAGTGCGTAATTTTTTGCTTCCTGATCCTATATGCGACAAATTTGAGCAACAAAGAAAACCATCATAG
- the LOC112767472 gene encoding LIM domain-containing protein WLIM2b-like, which translates to MPLLTIKLHYCKPYYEHLFKETGTFKQNFQSRMFLISKIETRSPSKAAGMLSGTQEKCATCAKIAYPLEKMSNNNIQ; encoded by the exons ATGCCATTGCTTACCATAAAGCTTCATTACTGTAAGCCTTATTATGAGCATCTCTTCAAGGAGACAGGAACTTTCAAACAGAACTTCCAATCACGTATGTTTCTTATTTCCAAGATTGAG ACAAGATCCCCTAGTAAGGCAGCTGGTATGCTTTCTGGGACGCAAGAAAAATGTGCAACATGTGCTAAAATTGCGTATCCATTGGAGAAG ATGTCCAATAACAACATCCAATGA